The Deltaproteobacteria bacterium genome includes a window with the following:
- a CDS encoding AgmX/PglI C-terminal domain-containing protein, with protein sequence MKSREKARVLLIAAAFVLVAGGVCARSEEDFGKTLSPYFLVKSDDPESDPLPLKSTSVRVDISGVIADVVVTQVYRNEGKRPLEAIYVFPASTRAAVYGMRMTIGERTITAEIRERRAARRLYEQARNAGKSASLLEQKRPNVFQMRVANILPSDTVRVELSYTELLVPTGGVYEFVYPTVVGPRYSNVPAAGVSPGERWIENPYLHQGEPPPYTFDITVNLAAGLPIRDVTCSSHKVDIEYRDPGLATIELDGSERYGGNRDFLLKYRLAGRRIQTGLLLFEGEEENFFLLMVQPPKRVSPVEIPPREYIFIVDVSGSMHGFPLDISKKLLKGLIGSLRPADRFNVLLFAGGSSVLSERSVAATPENIRRAVDLIERQRGGGGTELLPALKRALSLPGTEGYSRNVVIATDGYVTVEEEAFDLIRKSLGRANMFAFGIGSSVNRHIIEGMARVGMGEPFVVTRPEEAPVKAERFRRLIRSPVLTNIKLDFDGFRVYDVEPPGVPDVLADRPVIVFGKWRGSPRGCIRLEGLSGGGTFREEIDVAESLPLKTNSALRYLWARYRIGLLADYNRLRREDERVEEVTGLGLAYNLLTAYTSFVAIDSRVRLEDGKAVTIKQPLPLPRGVSDYAVAGEGFGARQACAAVAPAALKRGWAGADKKGIKEDGHEAKRDRVVSEPSSGPARSGSVAVELKEIMVTRGLREETVRRLIREQMAAISKCYWKRSQCRSQPKGEIALTLLIDSGGRVTRVRIGRREMIGKDLRKCLVESLKGIRFPVLQNRETGMIRLVFLVR encoded by the coding sequence ATGAAATCGAGAGAGAAGGCAAGAGTGTTACTAATTGCGGCCGCCTTTGTCCTTGTGGCAGGCGGTGTTTGCGCGCGGTCAGAGGAAGATTTCGGCAAGACCCTTTCACCGTATTTCCTTGTGAAGAGCGACGACCCCGAGTCGGACCCGCTGCCCCTGAAATCCACGTCTGTGAGGGTGGACATCTCGGGCGTCATTGCCGACGTCGTGGTGACACAGGTCTACAGGAACGAGGGGAAAAGACCGCTCGAGGCGATCTATGTCTTTCCGGCCTCGACACGGGCTGCCGTTTACGGGATGAGGATGACGATCGGGGAGCGGACGATCACGGCGGAGATTCGCGAGCGCAGGGCCGCACGGAGGCTGTACGAGCAGGCGAGGAACGCCGGCAAGAGCGCCTCCCTTTTGGAGCAGAAAAGGCCCAACGTGTTCCAGATGAGGGTGGCGAATATCCTGCCCTCAGACACGGTCAGGGTGGAGCTCAGCTACACGGAGCTGCTGGTTCCGACCGGCGGGGTCTATGAGTTCGTCTACCCCACCGTCGTGGGGCCCCGGTACTCAAACGTCCCGGCAGCAGGAGTGAGTCCCGGGGAGAGATGGATCGAGAACCCATATCTCCACCAGGGAGAGCCTCCTCCGTACACCTTTGACATCACCGTCAACCTCGCGGCGGGCCTCCCCATCCGGGATGTCACCTGTTCCTCACACAAGGTCGATATCGAATACCGGGATCCCGGTCTTGCCACGATCGAGCTCGACGGGTCGGAAAGATACGGCGGCAACCGTGATTTCCTCCTGAAATACCGGCTTGCCGGTAGGAGGATCCAAACGGGCCTGCTCCTTTTCGAGGGAGAGGAGGAAAACTTCTTTCTCCTCATGGTTCAACCCCCCAAAAGGGTGAGCCCGGTCGAGATCCCGCCCCGGGAATACATATTCATCGTCGATGTGTCCGGTTCGATGCACGGCTTTCCCCTTGATATCTCGAAGAAACTCCTCAAGGGCCTGATCGGGAGCCTCCGGCCCGCGGACAGGTTCAACGTACTGCTCTTTGCAGGGGGGTCATCGGTCCTGTCGGAGCGATCCGTGGCCGCCACGCCGGAAAACATCCGCCGTGCCGTCGACTTGATCGAGCGCCAGCGTGGAGGGGGCGGCACCGAGCTCCTCCCGGCGCTGAAAAGGGCCCTTTCACTTCCAGGGACAGAGGGATACTCACGCAATGTGGTGATTGCCACGGATGGTTATGTGACGGTCGAGGAGGAGGCATTCGACCTGATTCGGAAGAGTCTCGGCAGGGCCAACATGTTCGCCTTTGGGATCGGATCCAGCGTCAACAGGCATATAATCGAGGGGATGGCACGGGTGGGAATGGGCGAGCCCTTTGTCGTCACCAGGCCCGAGGAAGCACCGGTAAAGGCGGAGAGATTCAGGAGGCTCATCCGATCCCCTGTGCTGACCAATATCAAGCTCGACTTCGACGGGTTCCGGGTCTACGACGTGGAACCGCCCGGGGTTCCCGACGTGCTGGCCGATCGCCCGGTCATCGTCTTTGGCAAATGGCGTGGCAGCCCCAGGGGGTGTATACGGCTGGAGGGTCTTTCAGGGGGCGGCACCTTTAGAGAGGAGATCGACGTGGCCGAGTCTCTGCCTCTCAAAACCAACTCCGCGCTCCGTTACCTCTGGGCCCGCTACAGGATCGGCCTCCTGGCAGACTACAACAGGCTCCGCCGGGAAGACGAGCGGGTCGAGGAGGTGACCGGTCTGGGGCTCGCCTACAACCTGCTCACAGCCTATACCTCCTTTGTGGCGATCGACTCCCGGGTCCGCCTGGAGGATGGCAAGGCCGTGACGATCAAACAGCCCCTCCCCTTGCCTCGAGGAGTCTCAGACTATGCCGTGGCCGGCGAAGGATTCGGCGCGCGGCAGGCATGCGCTGCCGTCGCCCCTGCGGCTCTGAAGCGAGGGTGGGCCGGAGCCGACAAGAAAGGGATCAAGGAGGACGGTCATGAAGCGAAGCGAGATCGGGTGGTATCTGAGCCCTCCTCCGGACCTGCACGTTCCGGGAGTGTCGCCGTCGAGCTCAAAGAGATCATGGTGACGAGAGGCCTGAGAGAGGAGACCGTCAGGAGGCTGATCCGGGAACAGATGGCCGCAATCAGCAAGTGTTACTGGAAAAGATCCCAATGCAGATCCCAACCCAAGGGGGAGATCGCCCTCACACTCCTTATCGATTCGGGTGGTCGGGTGACCCGCGTTCGGATCGGCAGGAGGGAAATGATAGGAAAGGATCTCAGAAAGTGCCTGGTCGAGAGCTTGAAGGGAATCCGATTCCCAGTGTTGCAAAACCGAGAGACGGGAATGATCAGGCTCGTGTTCCTTGTGAGGTGA
- a CDS encoding zf-HC2 domain-containing protein produces the protein MECERVRELLSEYIDGLLDQETRALVEEHLSSCEGCREELASLEALVEELGSLEPVRAPGDFLERLHERIEARFTLGKLIRVLFVPVRIKVPLEAATALAIAILVLGGLYTYRPKEQIASAPRVSTQEWASKGAAADKLGPAPKREASRYQPALEERPAERPGREAEPIELVFLLGEKPPGTGHAAGGAVRVPMGEAFESKEREVAPSSRLDGLLLKVKSLIKDVRGRVVSVEHDRKTGEPRSILAEIPSKSYQSFYRELERLAPVQAPGPGLSEGGEGPLQVRIRFLRPR, from the coding sequence ATGGAATGTGAGAGGGTAAGGGAACTCCTTTCCGAGTATATCGACGGCCTTCTCGACCAGGAGACCAGGGCGCTGGTGGAGGAGCATCTGTCGAGCTGTGAGGGATGCAGGGAAGAACTGGCCTCACTCGAGGCTCTGGTCGAGGAGCTCGGTTCCCTGGAGCCTGTTAGGGCCCCGGGAGATTTTCTCGAGAGGCTCCACGAGCGGATCGAGGCGAGGTTCACCCTGGGCAAGCTGATCCGGGTGCTGTTTGTTCCGGTGAGGATAAAGGTGCCCTTGGAGGCGGCAACGGCCCTGGCAATTGCGATTCTAGTTCTTGGAGGTCTCTATACCTACCGGCCAAAGGAACAGATAGCCTCGGCTCCCCGGGTTTCCACACAGGAGTGGGCTTCGAAAGGCGCGGCAGCCGATAAGCTGGGCCCTGCACCGAAAAGAGAGGCCAGCCGTTACCAGCCCGCTCTCGAAGAGAGACCGGCTGAGCGACCCGGGAGAGAGGCAGAGCCGATCGAACTCGTCTTCCTACTGGGAGAGAAACCTCCGGGAACCGGCCATGCTGCGGGCGGAGCGGTGAGAGTCCCCATGGGAGAGGCGTTCGAATCCAAAGAGAGAGAGGTTGCCCCCTCTTCTCGGCTTGACGGGCTTCTCCTGAAGGTGAAAAGCCTGATCAAAGATGTCCGTGGAAGGGTAGTCTCCGTTGAACACGACCGCAAGACCGGAGAGCCGCGATCGATCCTTGCCGAGATCCCCTCAAAGAGCTACCAGTCGTTCTATCGAGAACTCGAACGCCTGGCCCCGGTCCAGGCGCCTGGACCGGGGCTATCCGAAGGAGGTGAGGGCCCCCTTCAGGTTAGGATCAGGTTCCTCCGCCCGCGGTGA
- a CDS encoding sigma-70 family RNA polymerase sigma factor — MAGSSKEEDREMVSAFQAGSRAAFDRLVLKHKDRLVNLCYWFLGDYDEASDAAQETFIKVYRSLKGFRFESAFSTWLYRIAVNTCRNRVKSAEYRRRGETVSLDNPGAQGKADPPLEIRDESRSPRAELEKKERLRLIKKAIDSLPAEQKAVVTLRDIEGLCYDEIATITGFSLGTVKSRLARARLDLRKKLKGVV, encoded by the coding sequence ATGGCCGGCAGCTCAAAAGAGGAAGACAGAGAGATGGTCAGTGCCTTTCAGGCGGGAAGCCGGGCCGCCTTTGACCGGTTGGTCCTCAAGCACAAGGACAGGTTGGTCAATCTCTGCTACTGGTTCCTCGGAGACTATGACGAGGCAAGCGATGCGGCCCAGGAGACCTTCATAAAGGTTTACCGGTCCTTGAAGGGGTTCAGGTTCGAATCGGCCTTTTCCACATGGCTCTATCGTATTGCGGTCAATACGTGCAGGAACAGGGTCAAATCGGCAGAGTACAGGCGTAGAGGGGAGACGGTGAGTCTCGACAACCCGGGGGCTCAAGGGAAGGCCGATCCTCCCCTTGAGATTCGGGACGAATCCAGATCCCCGAGGGCTGAGCTCGAAAAGAAGGAGAGACTGAGGCTGATCAAGAAGGCGATAGATTCGCTCCCCGCCGAGCAGAAGGCGGTGGTCACCCTCCGTGATATCGAAGGGCTCTGCTACGATGAGATTGCGACCATAACCGGTTTCAGCCTAGGCACGGTCAAGTCGAGGCTCGCCAGGGCGCGACTCGACCTGAGAAAGAAGCTCAAGGGAGTCGTATAG
- a CDS encoding PaaI family thioesterase produces the protein MTKKAFQDYYPDDLSHCYGCGRLNRRGLHIKSYWDGDETVSTFHPKPYHTAIPGYVYGGLIASLIDCHATGTAAAAAYRAEGRAMDTMPPLRFLTASLHVDYLRPTPLGVPLHLRARVKEIKGRKVVVSVTLSAKGEIRARGEVVAVQMPEHLMPGREGEAEHSSP, from the coding sequence ATGACCAAAAAGGCTTTCCAAGACTACTACCCGGACGACCTGAGCCACTGTTACGGTTGCGGGCGGCTGAACAGGCGCGGCTTGCATATCAAGAGCTACTGGGATGGTGACGAAACGGTCTCTACGTTCCATCCCAAACCCTATCACACGGCCATCCCCGGCTACGTTTACGGCGGGCTCATCGCTTCCCTCATCGACTGCCACGCCACGGGTACGGCTGCGGCCGCGGCCTACCGGGCCGAGGGGCGTGCCATGGATACGATGCCTCCGCTCCGCTTCCTCACTGCCTCGCTCCACGTAGACTATCTCCGTCCGACCCCGCTCGGCGTGCCCCTCCACCTTCGGGCACGCGTCAAGGAGATCAAGGGCCGCAAGGTTGTGGTCTCGGTCACGCTCTCTGCAAAGGGGGAGATCCGTGCCCGCGGGGAGGTAGTGGCCGTCCAGATGCCCGAGCATCTCATGCCCGGCCGCGAAGGGGAGGCCGAGCATTCCAGCCCATAA
- a CDS encoding TIGR00266 family protein, giving the protein MQCHQIDYEIIGDDMQIVEIELDPGETVIAEAGAMNYMDDGITFEAKMGDGSKPEAGLFDILLNAGKRVLTGESIFVTHFTNTRGGKKRVAFAAPYPGKIFPIDMAKVRGEILCQKDAFLCAALGTEIGIAFTKRLGTGFFGGEGFILQRLRGDGMAFVHAGGTVIIKKLRNGCIRVDTGCLVAFTSGIDYDIERAGGLKSMFFGGEGLFLATLRGTGTVLLQSLPFSRMADRILAHAPSAGGNRKGEGSILGGLGGLLDGD; this is encoded by the coding sequence ATGCAGTGCCACCAGATAGACTATGAGATCATCGGCGATGACATGCAGATCGTCGAAATAGAGCTCGATCCAGGCGAAACCGTGATCGCCGAGGCAGGGGCCATGAACTACATGGACGACGGCATCACCTTTGAGGCGAAAATGGGCGACGGGTCGAAGCCCGAGGCGGGACTCTTCGACATCCTTCTCAATGCTGGCAAACGGGTGCTCACCGGCGAATCGATCTTTGTCACCCACTTCACAAACACGCGGGGCGGCAAGAAGCGTGTCGCCTTTGCCGCACCTTACCCCGGCAAGATATTCCCCATCGACATGGCCAAGGTCAGAGGAGAGATCCTCTGCCAGAAGGACGCCTTTCTCTGCGCGGCCCTCGGCACCGAGATAGGCATCGCCTTCACGAAAAGGCTCGGGACCGGCTTCTTTGGGGGTGAAGGCTTCATACTCCAGCGCCTCCGCGGAGACGGCATGGCCTTTGTCCATGCCGGAGGAACCGTGATCATCAAGAAGCTGCGCAATGGTTGCATCCGAGTTGATACGGGCTGCCTGGTTGCCTTCACATCCGGCATCGATTACGACATAGAGCGTGCAGGCGGCCTCAAGTCGATGTTCTTCGGCGGAGAGGGACTCTTCCTGGCGACCCTCAGGGGGACCGGGACGGTCCTCCTCCAGAGCCTCCCTTTTTCCCGGATGGCCGACAGGATCCTTGCCCATGCGCCCTCGGCCGGGGGCAACCGGAAAGGGGAGGGGTCTATCCTCGGCGGCCTGGGAGGCCTCCTCGACGGCGATTGA